ATCAGGTCAATCAAATCGGGCTTCAGGGACACAGTGAATGTTCCGTTTCAGGAAATGACGCGAAGGTGGACTGGCGATTCAGACGTGGCAGAAAGCCGCAGTGCGGTGGAGGGCTATTTTCTGGATTTGAACATCGCCAGCATGCGATTTGTGACCACGAAACCGCCCACGACATTCATAGTGGCACACACCACGGCGGAGAACCCGAGCACGCTGGCCAGAGTTCCGTTGTTGCCGCCTGCTGCCAAAATTGCACCGACCAAAGTGATACCGGAAATTGCATTCGACCCCGACATCAACGGTGTGTGCAGCGTGGGCGGAATCTTGGTGATGATCTCCACGCCGAGAAAAACGGCCAGAGCGAACACAGTTAGCAGGAGTATCAAATGAGACGCACTGCCTGTCGCGGCACTGGCGGTTGTCGCGGCTTCAGCAATCTTTTCAGCCGTGCCGTTCGGATCGGCGGTGGCGGCCTGCAGGGCGAATGAAAGAATAGACATGAAACTGTGGCTTCAAGCGATAGACGAAGGAAACACGAATTAGCGATTTCAAAGTCTACAAAGTGCCCGAAGAATGACAAACCGCCGCGCACACAGACGTCCCAGCGACAAAAAATGGAGGATCAGATTCACGACGGCTTCAAAACCACAAACGAAGTCGCAGCTTTCAGCTCGACCACCGTGAAACGTCGGCGCACGCTGGCCGATGACACCTTCGGTTAACTATCCTGTAGCCCCGTTCCGCTCGCGTTCCGCTAAGAGATTGTGGAATGCCCCGGCCCTCCTTCACCTGCCTGTAGAACTCACCTTGTACCATGCCGATTACCATTGCCGATATCCAGGACGTTCAACGCGCGGAAACCGTGATTCGGCAGCATCTAAGTCCGGTGCCGCTGGTTCGGTCGTGGGCGCTGGAGCAGGAATTAGGACTGTCCGGCGACCGGCGAGTCTGGTTGAAGGACTACGGATGGACGCCGGTGGGGTCCTTCAAGCTGCTCGGTGCTTTGAACTGGGTCGCGAACAACGAAGAAGCCATCGGCGACCGCCCCATTGCCGCTCATTCGTCCGGCAATTTTGCATCCGGAATTTCCTTTGCCGGACAGCGATACGGCAAGCGAGTCATCATTGTGATGCCGGATACCGCTCCTGAAGTGAAGTTTGCTTTGACACGTTCGTTTGGTGCCGAAATCCGCACATACAACATCGCTCGCGATTTTGAAACGGGCGAACGCGACAAATTGACTTCCGAAATCGCCGACACCGAAAACGCCGTACAGGCGTCGCCTTACGATGATCGCTGGGTGATTGCCGGCAACGGTGTGGGCGGGCTTGAGATTGTCGACGAACTGCAGCAACAGTCGCGAAGCCTGTCTAAGTTTGTTTGTCAGGTGAGTGGCGGCGGGCTGATGGCCGGACACTGCCTGGCGATTGCCGACGGCTTTCCGGATGCTTCAAT
This DNA window, taken from Fuerstiella marisgermanici, encodes the following:
- a CDS encoding NAD(P) transhydrogenase subunit alpha encodes the protein MILLLTVFALAVFLGVEIITKIPPTLHTPLMSGSNAISGITLVGAILAAGGNNGTLASVLGFSAVVCATMNVVGGFVVTNRMLAMFKSRK
- a CDS encoding threonine ammonia-lyase, with translation MPITIADIQDVQRAETVIRQHLSPVPLVRSWALEQELGLSGDRRVWLKDYGWTPVGSFKLLGALNWVANNEEAIGDRPIAAHSSGNFASGISFAGQRYGKRVIIVMPDTAPEVKFALTRSFGAEIRTYNIARDFETGERDKLTSEIADTENAVQASPYDDRWVIAGNGVGGLEIVDELQQQSRSLSKFVCQVSGGGLMAGHCLAIADGFPDASIIGVEPEGATDFAQSLQQDRRVRIDRPTSICDGLLSYDVGAQNWPILKKHVSSAVGVPDSETQQAMKWLYKKHGLRTEPSGAIGVAALLSGKVKPDGEGDIVVVVSGRNVDEPQFREWIA